The nucleotide window CGCAGAGGGTGTCCACGAAGGCGGTGTTGCCGCTCAGCTCGTGGGCGCGGTAGAAGAGCACCGCGACGGTCGGGCGGTCCGCGGCGATCACCGGTTCGCCGTGCACACCGAACTCCGGCATCTGCCGCGGCGCCTCGAAGCCCTCGCCCGTGACCAGCACGGTGTCGGAGAGGAAGCGGGTCAGCTCGGCGAGGTTCTCCGGACCGCCCTCGACGAGGTAGCGCAGCGCCTCCGCGACGACACCGGCCGGCACGGACGACTCGGCCATCAGCTCCGCGTCGGGCACGGCCTCCCCGCCGAGCAGCACGGTGGGGATGCCGGACGCCTTCAGGAAGGCCAGCCCGTCCTCCCAGGCGCGCTTGCCGCCGAGCAGCCGTACGACGGCGAGGTCCGCGCCCTCGACCAGCGCGGGCAGCTCCTGCGCGACGTCCACGCGGGTCGGATTGCCGATCCGGTACGCGGCGCCGGAGGCACGCGCCGCCAGCAGATCCGTGTCGGCGGTCGACAACAACAACACTGTGCTCATGCGGGTGCTCCCGGTGGGATGAAAGGCAGTCCTGTCGGCGCGCCGGACTCGATGAGCCGCCACAGCGCGTCCGTGTCCGCGTGTTCCTCGATCAGATCGCCGAGCCGGTCCAGCTGCTCCTCGCGCAGCCCCGCGAACGACGTGTCGGCGGCCGGTACGAAGCGGCGCCCCGCGGCGGCGGCCACCTCGCGCAGGAAGGCACGCCGGAAGCCGTCCGACTCCAGGGAGCCGTGCCAGTGCGTGCCCCGGACCGCGCCGACCCGGCAGCCGTCCAGGAAGGGCTCGCCGCCGGTCACCTCGGCGACCCCGTGATGGATCTCGTACCCCTCGACGGGTTCGCCGAGGGCCTCGCCGACGGGCCGGGCGAGGGTCTTCTCGCGCGCGAACCGCACCCGTACGGGGAGGAGTCCGAGCCCGTCGACGGCGCCGGCCTTCGACTCGACCTCGTCCTCGATGTGGTCGCCGAGCAGCTGGAAGCCGCCGCAGATGCCCAGCACGGGGCGCCCCTCGGCGGCCCTGCGCACCAGGGCGTCGGCGAGGCCGCGCCGCCGCAGCCACTCCAGGGCGCGGACCGTGCCGCGGGTGCCGGGGACGACGACCAGGTCGGCGTCGACCAGTTCCTCGGCCCGGTCCACGAACCGCACGACGACGCCCGGTTCGGCGGCGAGGGCGTCCAGGTCGGTGAAGTTGGACATCAGGGGGATCGCGCAGACGGCGACCCGCAGGATGTCCTCGCCGACGGGGGCGGACACCTCGGACTCCCGTACCGAGCCGCGCATGCTGACCCCCAGTCCGTCCTCCTCGTCGATGCCGAGCCCGTGTTGGAAGGGCAGGACGCCGTAGGTGCGGCGCCCGGTGAGCCCGTGCAGCATGTCGATGCCGGGTTCGAGGAGGGAGACGTCCCCGCGGAACTTGTTGACCAGGAACCCGGCGACGAGCTCCTGGTCCTCGCGCGACAGCAGGGCCACCGTCCCGAAGAAGGAGGCGAAGACCCCGCCGCGGTCGATGTCGCCGACCACGAGCACGGGCAGCCGCGCGTTGCGCGCGATCCCCATGTTCACGATGTCCGTCCGCCGCAGATTGATCTCGGCGGGACTTCCGGCCCCCTCACAGATCACCGCGTCATACGTGCCCCGCAACGCGGCCAGACAGTCCAGCACGGTCCCGAGCAACGCCTCCTGGCGTCCGCCGTGGTAGCCGCGCGCACTCATCTCGCCCACGGGTTTCCCCATCAGGACGACCTGGCTGCTGCGGTCGCCGCCCGGCTTCAGCAGGACGGGGTTCATGAGCGCGGTGGGCTCCACGCGGGCGGCCTGCGCCTGCATGGCCTGCGCGCGCCCGATCTCGGCGCCCTCGCGCGTGACGAACGAGTTCAGGGACATGTTCTGCGCCTTGAAGGGCGCGACCTTCACCCCCCGCCGCACCAGCCACCGGCAGATCCCGGCGGTCACGACGCTCTTGCCCGCGTCGGAGGTGGTGCCGGCGACGAGCAGGCCCCTGCCCGGTCCACGGTTCATGAGGTACGCCCCTTCCCGGCGGGCTTCCTGGCGAGTCTCCCGGTGAGCGGGGTGACCAGCAGCCGGCCGGTGACGCACGCGCCCAGCGCGAGCAGGCTCACGCGCCGGGAGAGCCGGACGGCCCGCTCGATGTCTTCGACCCGTACGGCGCGCCCCGGGCCGTTGAGGACGGGCCGGTGCTCGACCCGCCCCGCGTACGAGAGCGTGCCGCCGAGCCGCACCCCGAGCGCCCCCGCGAACGAGGCCTCGACGGGCCCGGCGTTGGGGCTCGGATGCCGGTCGGCGTCCGCACGCCAGGTGCGCAGGGCTCCCCGCGGATCGCCCCCGGCGACGGTCGCGAGGACCGCCGTCAGCCGGGCCCCGGGCCATCCGACGACGTCGTCGAGGCGCGCGGAGGCCCAGCCGTACCGCCGGTGACGGGCCGACCTGTGCCCGACCATGGCGTCCAGCGTGTTGACGGCCCGGAACCCGACCAGACCGGGCACGCCCGCGACCGCGCCCCACACCAGGGCGCCCACGACGGCGTCGGAGGTGTTCTCGGCGACCGACTCGACCACGGCCCGGGCGATCCCGTCGGCGTCCAGCGCCTGCGGGTCCCGTCCGCACAGGTGCGGCAGCCGCTCACGGGCCGCCTCGACGTCCCCGGCGGCCAGCGCCCCACCGACCGCCCGCGCCTCCCGCCCCAGCGAGGTCCCCCCGACGACGGCCCAGGTGGCGGCGGCGGTCAACGCGACGGAAGCGGCACGGCAGTCACGTACGGAACGCCCGGCGGCCACGGCGAGGGCGACGGCGCCGCCCGCGCACACGGCGGTGTGCAGGGCGCCCCACCCCCGGTGGTCCCGCCACAGCACCCGCTCCACGGCGCCCGCGGCCCGGCCGAACGCGGCGACCGGATGCCCCCGGCGGGGATCGCCGAGCAGCAGGTCACCGAGGAGGCCGGCGGCGGCGCCGTACGCGAAGACGCGATCGGCACGCACGGGCTCAGCCCGCTTCTACGTCGGACAGCACCCTCGTACTCGGCACCCTCGTACCGGGTGCGGGCACACTGGTACTGGGCACACTGGTCCACAACGGGCAGCCGCGCATGGCGATATGTCCTCACTCAGGGTGTCCACGCCCTGGTTCGACGAGACCGACGACGAGAGTTCCTGGCTTCCCGGGGGATGGATTCCCCGGTAACAGTGGCGGGACCGCGCCGGATTCGCACCGGCTTCCTCTCCTGCCGTCGTACATGGCCCCGGCAGTCCACCACGGCCCCGGAACACCCGTCAACTTGCTGTTGACCTGCGAAGGGAGAGTGTGCCGAGGCCCACATCCCGGGGGCGGGCCGTTCCCGCGGGCCGGTCGTCCAGCCGGAAATCGACTCTCGGCCGCGCACCCCTGACCACGGGTTCGTGATCACCTTCCTCCCGCTGTCCCTGAGTCGCGGGCCTTCCTGATCCGGCACGGGCGACCCGGGGCACGGCTTCGGGGGCGGACATGCGTCCGCCCCGCCGGGACCGCGGGTGAGGCGGTCCCGGCAGGGCGGACGGTGAGCTCCGGCGGCACGGCTCGTCGGCCGTACCGCCGGTCAGGCGACGATCAGATAGATCCCGTACGCCACCGCCGCCGCGCAGGCCGCGAAGCAGGCGTACGCGCCCGTGACCGCGAGGGCCGCGGAGCCGCCCTGGGCGGTGGCCGTCTCGCGCTTGGAGAGGCCGACGATACCGAGGGTGAACAGGCCCACGAGGGCGACGGTGGAGAGGAGACTGACTCCGAACACGGAGCCGAGGGCTGCCCAGTCGATCTTCATGCGGTTCGTTCCTTACACCGTGGCCGGACGGGCGGGCTCGGCGTCCGGGCCCGGGATGGTGGTCTTCAGATCGCCGCCCGCGCTCGCGAGCACGGCCCCCGTCGTGGTGACCGGGCCCGCGGGGGGCGGGGTGACGGCGGCGATCGCGGTGGTGACGACGCCCGCGGGCTCGTGGTGGTCGTTGACGTTGTCGACGGTGACCGGTCGGCGGCGGGACAGCCTCCAGATGACCCCGGAGCCGGCGACCAGCAGCGCGCCGGTGAGGACGATGCCCCAGGTGCCCTGCTTGGTCAGGAACTCGGCGCCCGCGCCGACCAGTCCGGCGGCCGGGAGCGTGAGGCCCCAGGCGACGAACATGCGGGTCGCGGTCGACCAGTGGACGACACCGCCCTTGCGGCCGAGCCCCGAACCCATCACGGCGCCGGAGCAGGACTGGGTGGTGGAGAGGGAGAAGCCGAGGTGCGAGGAGGCCAGGATGACCGTCGCGGCGCCGGTCTGGGCGGCGAAGCCCTGCGGCGGCGCGAGGTCGGTGAGGCCCTTGCCCATGGTGCGGATGATGCGCCAGCCGCCCAGGTAGGTGCCGAGCGCGATGGCGATGCCGGCCGAGACGATGACC belongs to Streptomyces sp. V3I8 and includes:
- a CDS encoding cobyric acid synthase, which translates into the protein MNRGPGRGLLVAGTTSDAGKSVVTAGICRWLVRRGVKVAPFKAQNMSLNSFVTREGAEIGRAQAMQAQAARVEPTALMNPVLLKPGGDRSSQVVLMGKPVGEMSARGYHGGRQEALLGTVLDCLAALRGTYDAVICEGAGSPAEINLRRTDIVNMGIARNARLPVLVVGDIDRGGVFASFFGTVALLSREDQELVAGFLVNKFRGDVSLLEPGIDMLHGLTGRRTYGVLPFQHGLGIDEEDGLGVSMRGSVRESEVSAPVGEDILRVAVCAIPLMSNFTDLDALAAEPGVVVRFVDRAEELVDADLVVVPGTRGTVRALEWLRRRGLADALVRRAAEGRPVLGICGGFQLLGDHIEDEVESKAGAVDGLGLLPVRVRFAREKTLARPVGEALGEPVEGYEIHHGVAEVTGGEPFLDGCRVGAVRGTHWHGSLESDGFRRAFLREVAAAAGRRFVPAADTSFAGLREEQLDRLGDLIEEHADTDALWRLIESGAPTGLPFIPPGAPA
- a CDS encoding cobalamin biosynthesis protein, translating into MRADRVFAYGAAAGLLGDLLLGDPRRGHPVAAFGRAAGAVERVLWRDHRGWGALHTAVCAGGAVALAVAAGRSVRDCRAASVALTAAATWAVVGGTSLGREARAVGGALAAGDVEAARERLPHLCGRDPQALDADGIARAVVESVAENTSDAVVGALVWGAVAGVPGLVGFRAVNTLDAMVGHRSARHRRYGWASARLDDVVGWPGARLTAVLATVAGGDPRGALRTWRADADRHPSPNAGPVEASFAGALGVRLGGTLSYAGRVEHRPVLNGPGRAVRVEDIERAVRLSRRVSLLALGACVTGRLLVTPLTGRLARKPAGKGRTS